The Bradyrhizobium betae genomic interval GTGGTCATGAAGCCGGTCTCGATGCCGACGAGGTCGTTCAGCACCTTGGCGACCGGCGCCAGGCAGTTGGTGGTGCAGGAGCCGTTTGAGATGACCAGGTGATCCCTGGTCAGCGTCTCGTGGTTGACGCCGTAGACGATGGTGGCGTCGGCGCCGTCGGCGGGCGCGGAGACCAGCACGCGCTTGGCGCCGGCCGTCAGATGCGCGGAGGCCTTGTCCTTCGAGGTGAAGATGCCGGTGCACTCCATCGCGATGTCGACGCCGAGATCCTTCCAGGGCAGCTTCGAGGGATCGCGCTCGGCGGTCACCTTGATCTTGCTACCGCCGAGGCTGATGGTGTCGCCATCGACGGTCACGGTGCCGGGGAAACGGCCATGGACGCTGTCGAAGCGGAGCAGATGGGCGTTGGTCTCGACCGGGCCGAGGTCGTTGATACCGACGACCTCGATGTCCTTGCGGCCGGACTCGGCGATAGCCCGCAGGATGTTACGGCCGATGCGGCCAAAACCGTTGATTCCGACGCGGACTGCCATGTTTCGTCTCCTTATGACCGTTCAATGACGGGTTCAATAACGCCTAGTCTTCCCGCACAACGCGCCATACGCGCCTGCGAAGGTTTTTTAGGGGCGGACGCCCGGTTCGGCCGGGCGGTGCTTGATCATATGAGAGATTACGTAGTCCTTTTTTTTGGCAAGCTCAACTCTCAGGAAACGCGTTTCAGCACAGCGTTAACTGCAGCCTCGGCGGTAATCCCGAAGTGCTTGTAGAGGTCCTTCGCCGGCGCGCTGGCGCCGAAGGAATGCATGCCGATAAATTCGCCATCCTGGCCGATCACGGCGTCCCAGCCCCAGCGCACGGCCGCCTCGATCGCGACCTTCACCGGCGCGTTGCCGATGATGGCCGCGCGCTTGGCCTCTGGTTGCGCTAACAACAGCTCGAGCGAGGGCACCGAGACCACCCGCGACGGGATGCCGCGCTCGGCGAGCTGCTTCTGGGCGGCGACCGCGATCTCGACTTCGGAGCCGGAGGCGAACAGCGTCGCCTTGGCTTCGCCTTGGGCTGCCACCAGCTCGTAGGCGCCGGCCGCGCAGGCAACGTCGTTCGGCGCATTGGTGCGCAACTGCGGCAGGTTCTGCCGCGTCAGCGCCAGCACGGTCGGACCGTCGATACGGTTGAGCGCGAGCTCCCAGCACTCGGCGACCTCGATGGAATCGCAGGGGCGGAACACGCGCATGTTCGGGATGGCGCGAAGCGCCGCGAGATGCTCGACCGGCTGGTGGGTCGGGCCGTCCTCGCCAAGACCGATGGAATCGTGCGTCATCACGTAGACGACGCCGGCGCCCATCAGCGCGGCAAGGCGCATCGCGGGACGCGCATAGTCGGTGAACACCAGGAAGGTCGCGCCGTTCGGCGCAAAGCCGCCGTGCAGGAAGATGCCGTTCATGGCCGCGGCCATGCCGTGCTCGCGGATGCCGTAATGGATGAAGCGGCCCTTCGGCGTCTTGGCGGAGAAGGCGGTCGCCGACTTCGCCTTGTTGTTGTTGGAGCCGGTGAGGTCGGCCGAGCCGGCGAGGAATTCCATCGGCATCGCGCCGGCGATGACTTCGATCACGGCTTCGGAGGATTTGCGGGTTGCCGCATTCATCGGCTTTTCCAGCAATTCCTTCTTGTAGGCGCGGACCGCCTTCGCCAGCGAGGCCGGACGCTCATGGCGCAGGCGGCGTTCGAACTCGGCGCGCTTGCGGCTGCCGAGCTCGCCGAGCCGTGCCTCCCATTCCAGGCGGGCCGCAGCACCACGGCTGCCGGCCGCGCGCCAGGCCTTCAGCACGTCATCCGGCACCGAGAACGGCTCGAGCGAAATGCCGAGATTTTCCTTGGCGGCCTTGAGCTCGTCGGCGCCGAGCGCCTCGCCATGCGCCTTCGAGGTGCCGGCCTTGTGCGGCGCGCCGAAGCCGATGGTGGTGCGGCAGGCGATCAGCGTCGGCTTGTTGGATTTCTTGGCGCGGGTGATGGCGGCGGCGATCGCGGCCTGGTCGTGGCCGTCGATCTTTTCGGCGGCCCAGCCGGCGGATTTGAAGCGCTTCACCTGGTCGACGGAATCGGCGATCGAGGTCGGACCGTCGATCGAGATGCCGTTGTCGTCGTAGAGCACGATCAGCTTGTTGAGCTTCCAGTGCCCGGCCATCGCGATCGCTTCCTGCGACACGCCTTCCATCAGGTCGCCGTCGGAGGCGAGCACGTAGGTATGGTGGTCGACGATCTTCTTGCTGAACTCGGCGGCGAGCATCTTCTCGGCGAGCGCCATGCCGACCGCGGTCGAGATGCCCTGGCCGAGCGGACCGGTGGTGGTCTCGATGCCCTTGGTGTGGAAGTTCTCGGGATGGCCCGGCGTCAGCGCGCCGAGCTGGCGGAACTGCTTGATCTGGTCCAGCGTCATCGCGGCGTTGCCGGTCAAGTAGAGCAGCGAATAGAGCAGCATCGAGCCGTGGCCGGCGGACAGCACGAAGCGGTCGCGGTCGGGCCAGTCCGTCGCAGCGGCGTCGAATTTCAGGAATTGCGTGAACAGCACCGTGGCAATGTCGGCAGCGCCCATCGGCAGGCCGGGATGGCCCGACTTCGCCTTCTCGACGGCGTCCATCGAAAGGCCACGGATCGCGTTGGCCATGCGGTTGTGATCGACTTGCGTCATGTCTGAAATCCGTCTGAAATGAGGCGCTTGGCGGCGGTGCGGGCCGCATGGGAGGAGCCTGGCGGCCACGAGAGGTCGGGCTGAAATAGCACCTCGGTTCCGGGAGTCCAAGGCAATCAAACGTCGGTTTGGCCGTAAAAGTTGCTTAGCAGTGCATAGTTTCGCGGCGGCGTTGCGCTCCGCTAGCTTGCCACGTAAATTTCTGCTTCTAACCGCTTGCCGAACCGAGTCTTTTGCCGGACGGCAAGCTCCAAGGTAAACGCCTCCGGATAGGCCACAGGTTCCGCCGCTGACTGCATGAACGATCGCGTGTCCAACAGCTCTGCCATGACGGAGTCCTCCGCCGTCGAGATCGAGATCGCGACCCGCAGGCTCACGGCGGCGCTCGACGCGCTCGAAAGCGCGGTGGAGCGGCGACGTGATGCCGATCGCGACGAGAACGAGCTTGCGGCGCGGATCCAGGCGCTGGGCGCGGATCGCTCGCGGCTGGCCGACGAGCTCGACGGCGCGCTGGTGAAGGCGCGCAAGCTCGAGCGCACCAACCGCGAGATCTCCGACCGGCTGGATTCGGCAATCGTCACGATACGTTCGGTGCTCGATACCGGAGAGGATGGATGAGCCACATCAACGTCACCATCAACGGCCGGCAATACCGCATGGCCTGCGAGGAGGGCCAGGAGGTGCGGCTGCTCAAGCTCGCCGAGAGCCTGGAGACGCGGATTCAGTCGCTGCGCGGAAAATTCGGCGAGATCGGCGACGCGCGCCTCACCGTGATGGCCGCGCTGACTGTCTGCGACGAACTGGTCGATTCCGGCAACCGCATCCGCACCATGGAGCAGGAGCTGACCGAGCTCAGGGATTTCCGCAACGCCGCCGTCGAGCGCGCCCGGTTGACCCAGACAGCCGTGGTGAACGCGCTGAACGCCGCTGCCGAGCGGATCGAGAAGTCGACCCAGGTCCTGAACCGGACCGTCGGAGGCGGCATCGCGATCGGGTAGCGTCCATCCTCCCCCTCCAGGGGAGGGTAAGACCCGTGAATGCCGCGCGAAGGCGGCCCCCGCTCGCCGGGCTGGCGATTCGTCAGCATCGTTGTTACATTGCGAAGGCGAGGCTGCGACGCGCGTCAGGAGCCATATATCCCCGGGGCCTTATCGATCCTTTAGGGAACTGTCCCTGGCCGGGCCCGTGGGCCCGGACATATGGTGCCCACCTACTTTCGTAGGGAACTCCGGGATCGAGTGCTTCAACGGCGTACGCGGCTTCGCACTCGGGCTTTCTGGAAATACGTTCTCGTCTAATTGCGTCCACGACAACCGGCGGTCCATTTTACTCTCGGTGTCATGCCCCGCGCAGGCGGGGCATCCAGTACGCCGCGGCGTCGAGGTTCAAGCACGGGCGTCTCTGGAATACTGGATCACCCGCCCCGGTGCGCAAGGGCGCACAAGGCGGGTGATGACGGCAGACAGCTTCTGCCTCGGGACCAACGCGCATGCCGAACTCCAAAGCCGAACTCCGCGCCAAAGCCCTGGCGGCGCGCGACGCGCTGAGCGAGAAGAAGCGCACCACTGCCGCCGCAAAGCTCGCCAAGCGCGGGCTGCCGTTCAAGCTGCTGCCGGGCAGCGTCGTCTCCGGCTATTCGCCGATCCGCAACGAGATCGATCCGATGCCGCTGCTGAAGCGGCTCGCGGAAGAGGGCGCGACGCTGGCGCTGCCTTGCGTCACCGCGCGCGGCCAGTCGCTGGTGTTCCGCATCTTCCATCCGAACGACCGGCTGATGATGGGCCCGCTCGGCATTCCCGAGCCGTCGCCGGCAGCAAGCGAAGTCATCCCCGACATCATGCTGACGCCGCTCGCGGCGTTCGATCGTCTCGGCCATCGCATCGGCTATGGCGCCGGGCATTACGATTTCACCTTCGCCCATTTGCGCAAGACCAAGCAGATCGTCGGCATCGGGCTTGCTTTTGCAGCGCAAGAGATCGAGGCCGTTCCGGCACTGGCCCACGACGTGGCGCTGGATTATGTGCTAACGGAATCGGACGTATTCGATTTCCGGAGTTCTGAAGTTGCGCATTCTCTTCGTGGGTGATGTCGTCGGCCGCGCCGGGCGCGATGCCATCGCCGAATATCTGCCCGGCCTGGTCAAGGACTGGTCGCTCGATCTGGTCGTCGTCAACGGCGAGAATTCCGCCGGCGGCTTCGGCATCACCGAGACGATCTACAACGAATTCATCGAAGCCGGCGCCGACGCGGTGACGCTCGGCAATCATTCCTGGGACCAGCGCGAGGCGCTGGTGTTCATCGAGCGCGCCGAGCGCCTGGTGCGTCCCGCCAACTATCCGCGCGGCACGCCCGGCCGCGGCGCGGCCCTGGTCGAAACCAAGAACGGCAAGCATGCGCTCGTCGTCAACGCTTTGGGCCGCGTCTTCATGACCCCGTTCGACGATCCCTTCGCCGCGCTGGAGCGCGAGCTGGGGGCCTGTCCGCTCGGCGTTGCCGCCGATGCCATCGTCGTCGACTTCCATTGCGAGGCGAGCAGCGAGAAGCAGGGCATCGGCTTCTTCTGCGACGGCCGCGCCAGCCTCGTCGTCGGCACCCACACCCATGTGCCGACCGCCGACCACCAGATCCTGTCAGGCGGCACCGCCTACATGACCGATGCCGGCATGACAGGCGATTACGACTCCATCATCGGCATGCAGAAGGAAGAGCCGCTGCGCAGGTTTACGTCGGGGATTCCGTCGGGCCGTTTCGAGCCGGCGGCGGGCCCGGCGACGCTCAGCGGCGTCGCGGTGGAGACGGACGACGCGACGGGACTCGCGCTGCGGGTTGCGCCCGTGCGCGTGGGCGGCAGGTTGGAGCCGACGACGCCGAAATTCTGGCTGAGCTAGCGCGCCAAGTACAGCAGTCTCGAAACGCTCTTGGGCTTTTTCTTAGGATGATCTTGATCAGGTTTCTTCGGCATGGTCGCAATACCCGGAAAGCACAGGTTCGAAAACACTCACCGACTTCACTCTCGCATCAACACCATATGCGTTACGTTGTCCGCCGTAGCAATCTCTGCCCACTACCTTTGGTTTGGCGAAGCCAAGTTCCCTCCGGGAAAGGGTGGTGATCTCTATTGTCGTCGTGTTCCCGCAGCGCTGCGATATCCAATCTCTGGGGCGCTTGAAATGGCATTAGCGGATCAGGTGCCGCTATCGATAGATATAGAGTTCATTGCCCTTACAGATACTGCGCAGCTAAAGCCCGGCCCTGAAGTTCCAGCGCGAGAAACGAAAGATGGGTTGGCAAGCATCTATATCTCGATTCTCGCGCCAATCTTCGTTCAGTTCTTTGAGAGCTACAACGATTGGCTCTATCAAAAGCACAAGCATCCGGACAACTGGCCTGAAGTATGGCGGTTTGGGCGCATCGTTCGAAACGCCATCGCACATGGTGGAAAGATAGACGTTAGACAAAAAGAGGCGCCCGCCAGTTGGCGGGGGCTGTCGTATTCGGCAGCGGACAACGGAAGAGACATCGTCAGCCGCGTCGGAGATCTCGCTACTGGTGACGTATTCACCCTCATGATCGAGATGAGCGAGGAGCTTGATAATCAGGGTTGCTTAGCCTGAAACACCGCCCGGTAGATTGTAGCAAGCCCTCGTGCATCAATCTCGCCATCACTCCGCCGTCTGCCCCCGCAACTCCGCCACATCCTTCGCCGTCAGCTTCGATCCCTTCGCCCCAAACCGCGCCGTGACGTAGTTCGCTACCGCCGCGATCTCGTCGTCGGTATACGCCTTGCCGAACGCCGGCATCGACAACGCACCGTCCGGCGTATGCCGCTTGGTGCCTGACAGCACGATCTGCGCGACGTTGGTGGCGGCGGGGTCGTTGACGGCCCAGGTGCCGGTCAGCGTTGCCATCGGCGACACCGGGCTCTCGCCGCTCCAGCCGTGGCAGCTGGCGCAGGCGCTGGCGAACACCTGCTTGCCGCGGGCATCGGCCGTCACACCCTCCTTGTGAGAGGCCGGCGCGACCGGCGCCGTGGTGGCGGGCAGGTCGGGCGAGGGCTGCGGCGGCACGCTGCGCAAATACGCAACGATGCTGCTGATGTCCTCGGGGGCGAACTGGCTGAAGCTGTGGTCGACGGCTTCACCCATTGGACCCGAGGCCGAGCCGTGTCCGGGTGCGTGGCCGAGCGACAGATACGAGATCAGATCCTCGTCGCGCCAGTTGCCGAGGCCGGTTGCCTTGTCGGAGGAGATGTTGAAGGCGCGCCAGCCGGCCGTGATGGCACCCGCGAACTTCTTGCGGTTGTCCAGCGCGAAGCCGAGATTGCGCGGGGTGTGGCACTCGCCGCAATGCGCCAGCGCTTCCGCCAGATACGCCCCGCGATTCCATTCCGGGCTCTTCGAAGTATCCGGCGCAAAGCGCGTGTCGGGATTGAACACGGCCGACCAGACGATCATCGCCCAGCGCTGGTTGAACGGGAACGACAGCGTATTCTCTGGCGCCCTGGCGCGCACGGCCGGCAGGCTGAACAGATAGGCCTT includes:
- a CDS encoding c-type cytochrome → MSGKMRILGSLIVIAIVAVALGVWIIRGPGPLDFSGGTKVALADYRAGKPTGVPAKLEKADIVERGEYLAKAADCMVCHTKPGEKDYSGGLAFKLPFGTLYSTNITPDKDTGIGNYSDQDFLNAVQHGKRRDGARLYPAMPYTSYTFMTDDDALAVKAYLFSLPAVRARAPENTLSFPFNQRWAMIVWSAVFNPDTRFAPDTSKSPEWNRGAYLAEALAHCGECHTPRNLGFALDNRKKFAGAITAGWRAFNISSDKATGLGNWRDEDLISYLSLGHAPGHGSASGPMGEAVDHSFSQFAPEDISSIVAYLRSVPPQPSPDLPATTAPVAPASHKEGVTADARGKQVFASACASCHGWSGESPVSPMATLTGTWAVNDPAATNVAQIVLSGTKRHTPDGALSMPAFGKAYTDDEIAAVANYVTARFGAKGSKLTAKDVAELRGQTAE
- a CDS encoding DUF4164 domain-containing protein — protein: MNDRVSNSSAMTESSAVEIEIATRRLTAALDALESAVERRRDADRDENELAARIQALGADRSRLADELDGALVKARKLERTNREISDRLDSAIVTIRSVLDTGEDG
- a CDS encoding 5-formyltetrahydrofolate cyclo-ligase yields the protein MPNSKAELRAKALAARDALSEKKRTTAAAKLAKRGLPFKLLPGSVVSGYSPIRNEIDPMPLLKRLAEEGATLALPCVTARGQSLVFRIFHPNDRLMMGPLGIPEPSPAASEVIPDIMLTPLAAFDRLGHRIGYGAGHYDFTFAHLRKTKQIVGIGLAFAAQEIEAVPALAHDVALDYVLTESDVFDFRSSEVAHSLRG
- a CDS encoding TIGR00282 family metallophosphoesterase, whose product is MRILFVGDVVGRAGRDAIAEYLPGLVKDWSLDLVVVNGENSAGGFGITETIYNEFIEAGADAVTLGNHSWDQREALVFIERAERLVRPANYPRGTPGRGAALVETKNGKHALVVNALGRVFMTPFDDPFAALERELGACPLGVAADAIVVDFHCEASSEKQGIGFFCDGRASLVVGTHTHVPTADHQILSGGTAYMTDAGMTGDYDSIIGMQKEEPLRRFTSGIPSGRFEPAAGPATLSGVAVETDDATGLALRVAPVRVGGRLEPTTPKFWLS
- a CDS encoding cell division protein ZapA is translated as MSHINVTINGRQYRMACEEGQEVRLLKLAESLETRIQSLRGKFGEIGDARLTVMAALTVCDELVDSGNRIRTMEQELTELRDFRNAAVERARLTQTAVVNALNAAAERIEKSTQVLNRTVGGGIAIG
- the tkt gene encoding transketolase, with the translated sequence MTQVDHNRMANAIRGLSMDAVEKAKSGHPGLPMGAADIATVLFTQFLKFDAAATDWPDRDRFVLSAGHGSMLLYSLLYLTGNAAMTLDQIKQFRQLGALTPGHPENFHTKGIETTTGPLGQGISTAVGMALAEKMLAAEFSKKIVDHHTYVLASDGDLMEGVSQEAIAMAGHWKLNKLIVLYDDNGISIDGPTSIADSVDQVKRFKSAGWAAEKIDGHDQAAIAAAITRAKKSNKPTLIACRTTIGFGAPHKAGTSKAHGEALGADELKAAKENLGISLEPFSVPDDVLKAWRAAGSRGAAARLEWEARLGELGSRKRAEFERRLRHERPASLAKAVRAYKKELLEKPMNAATRKSSEAVIEVIAGAMPMEFLAGSADLTGSNNNKAKSATAFSAKTPKGRFIHYGIREHGMAAAMNGIFLHGGFAPNGATFLVFTDYARPAMRLAALMGAGVVYVMTHDSIGLGEDGPTHQPVEHLAALRAIPNMRVFRPCDSIEVAECWELALNRIDGPTVLALTRQNLPQLRTNAPNDVACAAGAYELVAAQGEAKATLFASGSEVEIAVAAQKQLAERGIPSRVVSVPSLELLLAQPEAKRAAIIGNAPVKVAIEAAVRWGWDAVIGQDGEFIGMHSFGASAPAKDLYKHFGITAEAAVNAVLKRVS
- the gap gene encoding type I glyceraldehyde-3-phosphate dehydrogenase, with translation MAVRVGINGFGRIGRNILRAIAESGRKDIEVVGINDLGPVETNAHLLRFDSVHGRFPGTVTVDGDTISLGGSKIKVTAERDPSKLPWKDLGVDIAMECTGIFTSKDKASAHLTAGAKRVLVSAPADGADATIVYGVNHETLTRDHLVISNGSCTTNCLAPVAKVLNDLVGIETGFMTTIHAYTGDQPTLDTMHKDLYRGRAAAMSMIPTSTGAAKAIGLVLPELKGKLDGVAIRVPTPNVSVIDLKIIAKRATDAKEINAAMKRASEQQLKGILGYTSAPNVSIDFNHDPHSSTFHEDQTKVQNGTLVRVMSWYDNEWGFSNRMADTAVAISKVI